A single region of the Leishmania panamensis strain MHOM/PA/94/PSC-1 chromosome 21 sequence genome encodes:
- a CDS encoding adenylate kinase, putative (TriTrypDB/GeneDB-style sysID: LpmP.21.1450) yields MKVPVPFMSSNDGLSEDTVKYIKDNNIGQLMEYVLRGIITEKPAKPLRYVHELTASSLPPRLALAGPPASGKGTQAGYICSYYKRTTGKKPVHVSSGDLLRAEVAEGTHLGKIAEDYMQRGELVPDSLIISIIRGRLTKEDAVMNGWLLDGFPRNRSQAIALDAAGLTPRILMVLDTPDEVLFERVEGRRTDPLTGTIYHLKYNPPPEDDTALLERLQHRDDDTREVLGPRLDGYHSMVNDLLDYYGSIMYHVDANRPMSVITKDITEYLQNHDIM; encoded by the coding sequence ATGAAAGTGCCTGTCCCCTTCATGTCTTCCAATGACGGCCTTTCCGAGGACACCGTCAAGTACATCAAGGATAACAACATTGGGCAGTTGATGGAGTACGTCCTGCGTGGCATCATCACCGAAAAACCAGCCAAACCGCTTCGCTATGTACATGAATTGACggcctcgtcgctgccgccgcggctggccCTGGCTGGACCGCCGGCAAGCGGTAAGGGCACGCAAGCAGGTTACATCTGCTCCTACTACAAGCGTACCACTGGCAAGAAGCCAGTCCATGTCTCATCGGGCGATCTTCTGCGCGCCGAAGTGGCTGAGGGCACCCACCTGGGCAAAATTGCCGAGGACTACATGCAGCGCGGCGAACTCGTTCCGGATAGCCTCATCATCAGCATTATCCGCGGCCGACTGACAAAAGAGGACGCAGTGATGAACGGGTGGCTACTGGACGGTTTCCCGCGCAACCGCTCTCAGGCGATTGCGCTGGACGCGGCAGGCTTGACCCCCCGCATCCTCATGGTACTTGACACCCCGGATGAAGTTTTATTCGAGCGCGTCGAAGGTCGTCGCACCGACCCGCTCACCGGCACCATCTACCACCTCAAGTACAACCCGCCTCCTGAGGACGACACAGCGCTGCTTGAacgactgcagcaccgcgacgATGACACCCGCGAGGTGCTTGGCCCTCGCCTAGATGGGTACCATTCAATGGTGAACGACCTACTGGACTACTACGGATCCATCATGTATCACGTTGACGCGAACCGGCCGATGTCAGTCATCACGAAGGACATCACCGAGTACCTCCAAAATCACGATATCATGTAG